The Erythrobacter sp. JK5 genome includes a region encoding these proteins:
- a CDS encoding response regulator, giving the protein MLALLGGALLTSAIVLFAATADVTLTLAYVLGLTVLMLAVFAVDRVRSAPAGQAVAAPDWSVTVAAIEEADTAIAITDRANRLVCANRSFVAAFGAGSAPPSLPLGRAGLEAMTRLAREAWRDGAAALDELAGRDERDAWSVSAVRAGRGEDHLIWRFRALEDQSSRTLDDLDLRGPFGQMLSRAGIETAITTANGVIRSVSTGFAERAVGDEAATLAGQDFVSVLRSDERDRIYFAREGRGGTPQTLIDVPLVDPEEYAGIGPDESTSLMLLVDSGVGIGSGWDGSSQAGVAQLDALLAQLPLGLAMTDRDGRFLFGNDAFLRSVEREGRGLPAFPTDLVVREDKAALSDAVRRHGRGPATSGNMAVRLISQPEEPVSLGLAGVRGLGEAAVLLSLADSSEENQLKRQVAQATKMQAVGQLAGGVAHDFNNVLTAIIGTCDLMLLRHTPGDSDYDDIQQIRANSNRAASLTRQLLAFSRQQTLRPEILQLPDVVSEVGPLIKRLLGEKISYFVQHDRDLGAVRADPQQLEQVIMNLAVNARDAIQSNVPGGAGRISLLTRSLQAKDVIQLGSEILPAADYTVLIVQDTGGGIPPHVLPKLFEPFFTTKELGKGTGLGLSTAYGIVKQSGGFIFADNVSDADGKIVGARFTIYFPVHHGEAPRRREPKAQTVSSDWSAGGKVLLVEDEDMVRAVAERALSRAGYEVTACPGGEEGLSAIAEGGEFDLIVSDVVMPGMDGPAMVRAIRKQRPDIPVLFMSGYAEEQLRKDIDIPDMHFIPKPFSVAAIGDKVAAVMQEAKSAEGAG; this is encoded by the coding sequence ATGCTGGCGCTGCTTGGCGGCGCGCTGCTTACTAGTGCGATCGTCCTCTTCGCCGCGACGGCCGATGTGACGCTCACGCTCGCCTACGTGCTGGGCCTGACGGTGCTGATGCTGGCGGTGTTCGCGGTCGATCGGGTGCGATCCGCGCCTGCTGGGCAGGCCGTTGCGGCACCCGATTGGTCGGTTACCGTCGCAGCTATCGAGGAAGCCGACACCGCGATCGCGATCACCGACCGGGCCAATCGCCTGGTCTGCGCCAATCGTTCCTTCGTCGCGGCATTCGGCGCGGGCAGCGCGCCGCCGTCGCTGCCGCTCGGACGCGCGGGGCTCGAGGCGATGACGCGTCTCGCCCGCGAGGCCTGGCGCGATGGCGCGGCCGCGCTCGACGAACTTGCCGGGCGGGATGAGCGAGACGCCTGGAGTGTCAGTGCCGTGCGTGCGGGGCGCGGAGAGGACCATCTGATCTGGCGTTTTCGGGCGCTCGAGGACCAATCGTCACGAACGCTCGACGATCTCGATCTCAGGGGCCCGTTCGGACAGATGCTCAGCCGTGCAGGGATCGAGACGGCGATCACGACCGCGAACGGCGTGATCCGTTCGGTCAGCACCGGGTTCGCCGAGCGGGCGGTCGGCGACGAGGCGGCGACGCTCGCGGGGCAGGACTTCGTTTCGGTCCTGCGCTCGGACGAGCGCGATCGCATCTACTTCGCGCGCGAAGGGCGCGGCGGCACGCCGCAAACCCTGATCGACGTGCCGCTCGTCGATCCCGAAGAGTATGCCGGGATAGGGCCGGACGAGAGCACATCGCTGATGCTGCTGGTCGACAGCGGCGTGGGCATCGGCAGCGGCTGGGACGGGTCCTCGCAGGCCGGAGTCGCCCAGCTCGACGCGTTGCTCGCGCAGCTCCCGCTGGGCCTCGCGATGACCGATCGCGACGGGCGGTTCCTGTTCGGCAACGACGCCTTCCTGCGCTCGGTCGAGCGCGAGGGGAGAGGGCTGCCCGCCTTCCCGACCGATCTGGTGGTGCGCGAGGACAAGGCGGCACTGTCGGACGCGGTGCGCCGCCACGGACGCGGCCCGGCGACCAGCGGCAACATGGCGGTGCGCCTGATTTCGCAACCCGAAGAGCCGGTTTCGCTCGGCCTTGCGGGCGTGCGGGGACTGGGCGAGGCGGCGGTCTTGCTCAGCCTCGCGGATTCGAGCGAGGAAAACCAGCTCAAGCGCCAGGTGGCGCAAGCCACCAAGATGCAGGCGGTCGGCCAGCTCGCCGGCGGCGTCGCGCACGATTTCAACAACGTGCTCACCGCGATCATCGGCACCTGCGACCTGATGCTGCTGCGGCATACGCCGGGCGACAGCGATTATGACGACATCCAGCAGATACGGGCCAACTCGAACCGGGCGGCTTCTCTGACCCGGCAGTTGCTCGCGTTCTCGCGCCAGCAGACGCTGCGGCCCGAAATTCTCCAGCTGCCCGATGTGGTCAGCGAAGTCGGACCGCTGATCAAGCGGCTGCTCGGCGAAAAGATCAGCTATTTCGTGCAGCACGACCGCGATCTTGGCGCGGTCCGCGCCGACCCGCAGCAGCTCGAACAGGTCATCATGAACCTCGCGGTGAATGCGCGCGATGCCATTCAGTCGAACGTGCCGGGCGGGGCTGGCCGGATCTCCTTGCTGACCCGCAGTCTGCAGGCAAAGGACGTGATCCAGCTGGGTTCCGAAATCCTCCCGGCGGCGGACTATACCGTCCTGATCGTTCAGGACACGGGCGGCGGCATTCCGCCGCACGTGCTGCCCAAGCTGTTCGAACCGTTCTTCACGACCAAGGAACTGGGCAAGGGGACCGGGCTGGGGCTTTCCACCGCCTACGGGATCGTCAAGCAATCGGGCGGCTTCATCTTTGCCGACAATGTCTCCGACGCCGATGGAAAGATCGTGGGGGCGCGGTTCACAATCTATTTCCCGGTCCACCATGGCGAGGCGCCGCGCCGCCGCGAGCCCAAGGCGCAGACCGTATCGTCGGACTGGTCGGCCGGCGGCAAGGTCCTGCTGGTCGAGGACGAGGACATGGTGCGCGCCGTCGCCGAACGGGCCCTGTCGCGGGCAGGCTACGAAGTGACCGCATGCCCCGGCGGCGAGGAAGGGCTGTCCGCGATTGCCGAGGGCGGGGAGTTCGATCTGATCGTCAGCGACGTGGTGATGCCCGGCATGGACGGGCCAGCCATGGTCCGCGCGATTCGCAAGCAGCGGCCCGATATCCCCGTGCTGTTCATGTCGGGTTATGCCGAAGAGCAGCTGCGCAAGGACATCGATATCCCCGACATGCACTTCATCCCCAAACCGTTCAGCGTGGCGGCGATTGGCGACAAGGTCGCGGCGGTGATGCAGGAGGCGAAATCCGCCGAAGGAGCCGGTTGA
- the smpB gene encoding SsrA-binding protein SmpB produces the protein MARPKPETFDKHKTVAENRRARFDYHIEDKFEAGLALQGTEVKALRAGEASIAESYAEVRDGEVWLINANIPEYSHGNRLNHEPRRPRKLLLHNREIEKLFGAVERKGMTLVPLSVYFNKQGRAKVELALAKGKQAHDKRATIKDRDWKRDKARLMRDRG, from the coding sequence ATGGCACGGCCGAAACCCGAAACCTTCGACAAGCACAAGACCGTCGCGGAAAACCGCCGGGCGCGGTTCGATTATCATATCGAGGACAAGTTCGAAGCCGGACTCGCGTTGCAGGGCACCGAGGTGAAGGCGCTGCGCGCGGGCGAGGCGAGCATTGCCGAAAGCTACGCCGAGGTGCGCGATGGCGAGGTGTGGCTGATCAATGCCAACATCCCCGAATACAGCCACGGCAACCGGCTCAATCACGAGCCGCGCCGCCCGCGCAAGCTGCTGCTGCACAACCGCGAGATCGAAAAGCTGTTCGGCGCGGTCGAGCGCAAGGGCATGACGCTGGTGCCGCTGTCGGTGTATTTCAACAAGCAGGGGCGCGCGAAAGTCGAGCTGGCGCTGGCCAAGGGCAAGCAGGCGCACGACAAGCGCGCCACAATCAAGGATCGCGACTGGAAGCGTGACAAGGCCCGCCTGATGCGTGACCGCGGATAG
- the rlmN gene encoding 23S rRNA (adenine(2503)-C(2))-methyltransferase RlmN codes for MADTSLMSIPGQVDPVPVTRDITPREDGRIDLIGLSAARIRELFGEAGLDARQAKLRAKQVFHWLYHRGVTDFGAMTDIAKTMRPWLTERFVIGRPAIVEAQHSADGTRKWLLRTDDGHDFEMVFIPDEDRGTLCVSSQVGCTLNCTFCHTGTMRLVRNLTPGEIVGQVMLARDALGEWPKGVMDGLDDAEDAGHYTADGRLLTNIVMMGMGEPLYNFDHVRDALKLVMDGNGLALSKRRITLSTSGVIPAMERCGQEIGVNLAVSLHAVRKDVRDELVPLNRKYGIEELLQACADYPGASNARRITFEYVMLKDKNDSDEDARELVRLLKQFDLPAKVNLIPFNPWPGAQYECSTPERIRAFSNIVFEGGISAPIRTPRGRDIDAACGQLKTAAQKKSRAERDREAAETAQAG; via the coding sequence ATGGCAGACACGTCACTCATGTCGATCCCCGGTCAGGTGGATCCCGTACCCGTCACGCGTGACATCACGCCGCGCGAGGACGGGCGTATCGACCTGATCGGCCTGTCAGCTGCGCGCATTCGCGAATTGTTCGGCGAAGCAGGGCTCGATGCGCGTCAGGCCAAGCTGCGCGCCAAGCAGGTGTTTCACTGGCTCTATCACCGCGGCGTCACCGATTTCGGGGCGATGACTGATATCGCCAAGACCATGCGCCCGTGGCTGACCGAACGCTTCGTGATCGGTCGGCCCGCCATTGTCGAAGCGCAGCACAGTGCGGACGGCACGCGCAAATGGCTGCTCCGGACCGACGACGGCCACGATTTCGAGATGGTGTTCATCCCTGACGAGGATCGCGGCACGCTGTGCGTGTCGAGCCAAGTCGGCTGCACACTCAACTGCACCTTCTGCCACACCGGCACGATGCGTCTGGTACGCAACCTCACCCCCGGCGAGATCGTCGGACAGGTGATGCTCGCGCGCGATGCGCTGGGTGAATGGCCCAAGGGTGTAATGGACGGCCTAGACGATGCCGAGGACGCCGGCCACTACACTGCCGATGGCCGCCTGCTGACCAATATCGTGATGATGGGCATGGGCGAGCCGCTGTATAATTTCGACCACGTCCGCGACGCTCTCAAACTGGTCATGGATGGCAACGGGCTGGCCTTGTCGAAACGGCGGATCACGCTTTCGACCAGCGGCGTCATCCCCGCGATGGAGCGCTGCGGACAGGAAATCGGGGTCAATCTTGCGGTGAGCCTGCATGCGGTGCGCAAGGACGTGCGCGACGAGCTCGTGCCGCTCAACAGGAAATACGGGATCGAGGAACTGCTGCAGGCCTGCGCCGACTATCCCGGTGCCTCCAACGCGCGGCGCATCACCTTCGAATACGTGATGCTCAAGGACAAGAACGACAGCGACGAGGACGCGCGCGAACTGGTCCGGCTACTCAAGCAGTTCGACCTACCCGCCAAGGTCAATCTGATCCCGTTCAATCCGTGGCCGGGTGCGCAATACGAATGCTCCACGCCTGAACGGATCAGGGCGTTCAGCAACATCGTGTTCGAAGGCGGGATCAGCGCCCCGATCCGTACCCCGCGCGGGCGCGATATCGACGCCGCCTGCGGGCAGTTGAAGACGGCCGCGCAGAAGAAGAGCCGGGCCGAGCGCGACCGTGAGGCGGCAGAGACCGCTCAGGCGGGCTGA
- the greB gene encoding transcription elongation factor GreB, with the protein MGQQQGPPITPAGMAALKARYDHLLGTERPEIVEIVSWAAGNGDRSENGDYLYGRKRMREIDRELGYLARRMKALRVVDPSHQPDKRSVYFGATVELADDDDDRKTVTLVGDDEQDAGAGRIGWKSPMARALKGASVGDVRTVTLPGGAKEWEVMAIRYD; encoded by the coding sequence ATGGGGCAGCAACAGGGGCCACCGATCACGCCTGCGGGCATGGCGGCGCTCAAGGCGCGCTACGATCACCTGCTCGGTACCGAGCGACCGGAAATCGTCGAGATCGTCAGCTGGGCGGCGGGCAATGGCGATCGCAGCGAAAACGGCGATTACCTCTACGGCCGCAAGCGCATGCGCGAGATCGACCGCGAGCTCGGCTACCTTGCCCGCAGGATGAAGGCGCTGCGGGTGGTTGACCCGTCCCACCAGCCCGACAAACGAAGCGTATATTTCGGCGCGACCGTCGAACTCGCCGACGATGACGACGACCGCAAGACGGTGACGCTGGTCGGCGATGACGAGCAGGACGCCGGCGCAGGCCGGATCGGCTGGAAATCGCCCATGGCGAGAGCGTTGAAAGGGGCATCGGTCGGCGATGTGCGAACCGTCACGCTGCCCGGCGGCGCGAAGGAATGGGAAGTGATGGCGATCCGGTATGACTAG
- the dapA gene encoding 4-hydroxy-tetrahydrodipicolinate synthase — protein sequence MFSGSIPALVTPFRDGSFDEAAFRKLVDWQIEQGSSALVPCGTTGEASTLSNAEHHRVIEVCIEQAGGRVPVIAGCGSNDTRNALLHMTFAKKAGAAAGLCVAPYYNRPSQAGLIAHFSFLAENSDLPIVLYNVPSRTVTDIEDETVVTLVKKYPDRIVAIKDASGDLSRVADHRMGLSSEFCQLSGNDELWLPHSAAGGRGAISVTANVAPALCAEFHAAIAANELKKARELNDRLFPLHYAMFSDASPAPVKYALSRVHDWIAPTVRLPLVEASDASRAAVDEALVHAGIVA from the coding sequence ATGTTCAGCGGATCGATACCCGCTCTGGTGACTCCTTTTCGCGACGGATCGTTCGACGAGGCGGCGTTTCGGAAGCTGGTCGACTGGCAGATCGAGCAGGGCAGTTCGGCGCTGGTCCCGTGCGGGACCACCGGCGAGGCGTCGACCCTCTCCAACGCCGAGCATCACCGCGTGATCGAGGTCTGCATCGAGCAGGCGGGCGGGCGGGTGCCGGTGATTGCCGGATGCGGCAGCAACGATACCCGCAACGCGTTGCTGCACATGACCTTCGCCAAGAAGGCCGGGGCGGCGGCGGGCCTGTGCGTCGCGCCCTATTACAACCGCCCGAGCCAGGCGGGGCTGATCGCCCATTTCAGCTTTCTCGCGGAAAACAGCGATCTGCCGATCGTGCTCTACAACGTGCCAAGCCGGACGGTGACGGATATCGAGGACGAGACCGTCGTGACGCTGGTCAAGAAATACCCCGACCGCATCGTCGCCATCAAGGATGCGAGCGGCGACCTGTCGCGCGTGGCCGACCATCGCATGGGTCTGTCGAGCGAGTTCTGCCAGCTGTCGGGCAACGACGAATTGTGGCTGCCGCATTCGGCGGCGGGCGGGCGCGGGGCGATCTCCGTCACCGCCAATGTCGCCCCGGCTCTGTGCGCCGAGTTCCACGCGGCGATCGCGGCAAACGAGCTCAAGAAAGCGCGCGAACTCAACGACCGGCTGTTTCCACTGCATTATGCGATGTTCTCCGACGCTTCGCCCGCGCCCGTCAAATATGCGCTCAGCCGGGTGCATGACTGGATCGCGCCGACCGTGCGCCTGCCGCTGGTTGAAGCGAGCGACGCCTCGCGCGCGGCGGTGGACGAGGCGCTGGTGCACGCCGGGATCGTCGCCTAG
- a CDS encoding S9 family peptidase, which yields MFQVENHQKAARAVRAAFPNLEMRMVDWTNDLGHVIVQTSGNKDSGTYFAVDLAAGKADAIAYERLAILPDHVGPISKFDYVASDGMELDGVLTLPPGREASNLPVVILPHGGPHSHDNVEFDWWAQAFASRGYAVLQPNFRGSTNRDSGFRLAGYGEWGRKMQTDKSDGLAALAQAGIVDPERACIVGASYGGYAALAGVTLQQGIYRCAVAVAPVSDIADMYREDYRGSGSERTTKVALLEQLGPRESWNAVSPLRAAARADAPIMLIHGKDDVVVPYSHSLKMADKLKDAGKPYEMVTLDGEDHWLSLSGTRQLMLEQAVRFVEQHNPPD from the coding sequence GTGTTCCAGGTCGAAAATCACCAGAAGGCCGCACGGGCCGTGCGCGCGGCGTTCCCCAATCTGGAGATGCGCATGGTCGACTGGACCAACGATCTCGGTCACGTGATCGTGCAGACCAGCGGCAACAAGGACAGCGGCACCTATTTTGCGGTCGATCTCGCCGCAGGCAAAGCGGATGCGATCGCCTATGAACGACTCGCGATCCTGCCCGACCACGTCGGCCCGATCTCGAAATTCGACTATGTCGCCAGCGACGGCATGGAACTGGACGGCGTGCTGACGCTGCCCCCCGGTCGCGAAGCGAGCAACCTGCCGGTGGTGATCCTGCCGCACGGCGGCCCCCACAGCCACGACAATGTGGAATTCGACTGGTGGGCGCAGGCCTTCGCATCTCGCGGCTATGCGGTGCTGCAGCCGAACTTCCGCGGGTCGACCAATCGCGACAGCGGTTTCCGCCTGGCCGGTTATGGCGAATGGGGCCGCAAGATGCAGACCGACAAGTCGGACGGACTAGCAGCACTGGCGCAGGCCGGGATCGTCGATCCCGAGCGCGCCTGCATCGTCGGTGCGAGCTATGGTGGCTATGCCGCGCTCGCCGGCGTCACGCTGCAACAGGGCATTTATCGCTGCGCGGTGGCGGTCGCACCGGTGAGCGACATCGCCGACATGTATCGCGAGGACTATCGCGGCAGCGGCAGCGAGCGCACCACCAAGGTCGCGTTGCTCGAACAGCTCGGCCCGCGCGAAAGCTGGAACGCGGTGTCGCCACTGCGCGCTGCAGCGCGCGCCGATGCACCGATCATGCTGATCCACGGCAAGGACGATGTCGTCGTTCCCTACAGCCATTCGCTCAAGATGGCCGACAAGCTCAAGGACGCCGGCAAGCCGTATGAGATGGTGACGCTCGATGGCGAAGATCACTGGCTGTCGCTGTCCGGGACACGGCAGTTGATGCTGGAACAGGCCGTCCGCTTCGTCGAGCAGCACAACCCGCCGGATTAA
- a CDS encoding lytic transglycosylase domain-containing protein, producing the protein MDGGTNALWRLGDGRRAAPLFERYGNAARTPLTKAKGYYWAGRAARQAGMQGEATRYFEMAAQWPHYYYGQLAISALGRPMPQFEPLPDVALDADARAEFERQPLTQAIRAIAANRRDWRTERRFFEEIGEAAKTPGQMALVAQLALETGLNEMAVVVGMKAGENGLSGFERVGFPTVQTPLVNDWTMVHAISRQESEFDRTRVSHAGARGVMQLMPGTAREQAGKLGVQYMSASLIDSPSYNIRLGDAYFARMMDYYGGAYPLAVGAYNAGPGRVNEWLRLNGDPRRGEIDWVTWVEKIPANFETRYYIMRVLGNAVSYSHMYPDQAGQPRTIDSFLR; encoded by the coding sequence GTGGATGGGGGCACCAATGCCCTGTGGCGGCTTGGCGACGGACGCCGCGCCGCCCCGCTGTTCGAACGTTACGGCAATGCGGCACGCACGCCGCTGACCAAGGCCAAGGGGTATTACTGGGCCGGTCGGGCGGCACGACAGGCCGGCATGCAAGGCGAAGCGACGCGCTATTTCGAAATGGCGGCGCAGTGGCCGCACTATTATTACGGCCAGCTGGCGATCAGCGCACTCGGTCGGCCGATGCCGCAGTTCGAACCCCTCCCCGACGTTGCTCTCGATGCCGACGCCCGCGCCGAATTCGAGCGGCAGCCGCTGACGCAGGCGATCCGCGCGATCGCCGCGAACCGGCGCGACTGGCGGACCGAGCGGCGGTTCTTCGAGGAAATCGGCGAAGCCGCCAAGACCCCCGGACAAATGGCGCTGGTGGCCCAGCTGGCGCTCGAGACAGGGCTTAACGAGATGGCCGTTGTGGTCGGCATGAAGGCCGGTGAAAACGGGCTGTCCGGGTTCGAGCGCGTGGGCTTCCCGACCGTCCAGACTCCGCTCGTCAACGACTGGACCATGGTCCATGCGATCTCGCGCCAGGAAAGCGAATTCGACCGGACCCGTGTGAGCCATGCCGGGGCCCGCGGGGTCATGCAGCTGATGCCGGGCACCGCGCGCGAACAGGCGGGCAAGCTCGGCGTGCAGTACATGTCGGCGAGCCTGATCGATTCCCCGAGCTACAACATCCGGCTGGGCGATGCCTATTTCGCGCGGATGATGGACTATTACGGTGGCGCCTATCCGCTGGCGGTCGGCGCCTATAACGCCGGTCCGGGCCGCGTGAACGAGTGGCTGCGGCTCAACGGCGATCCGCGTCGCGGCGAAATCGACTGGGTCACCTGGGTCGAAAAGATCCCGGCCAATTTCGAGACGCGCTATTACATCATGCGCGTGCTCGGCAACGCGGTGAGCTATTCGCACATGTACCCCGATCAGGCGGGGCAGCCGCGCACGATCGACTCGTTCCTCCGCTAG
- a CDS encoding VOC family protein translates to MSRRRPEITNLNFVLAVPDAMATARWWVDAMKFDALKDLGGWVFVKRGRCMIMLGSCPDAIPPAQLGDHQYFGYIEVTDVDAYFAEIDRDKAEIIKPPTTEEWDMREFAVRTPDGHRVMIGQDLIAHPLR, encoded by the coding sequence GTGAGCAGACGTCGTCCCGAAATCACCAACCTCAACTTTGTGCTCGCCGTGCCCGATGCGATGGCGACCGCGCGCTGGTGGGTCGATGCGATGAAGTTCGACGCGCTCAAGGACCTTGGCGGATGGGTGTTCGTCAAGCGCGGGCGCTGCATGATCATGCTCGGTTCGTGCCCCGATGCGATCCCGCCAGCGCAACTCGGCGATCACCAGTATTTCGGCTATATCGAGGTCACCGATGTCGACGCCTACTTCGCCGAGATCGACCGCGACAAGGCCGAGATCATCAAGCCGCCGACCACCGAGGAATGGGACATGCGCGAATTCGCCGTGCGCACGCCCGACGGGCACCGGGTGATGATCGGACAGGACCTGATCGCGCATCCGCTGCGCTGA
- a CDS encoding succinylglutamate desuccinylase/aspartoacylase family protein, which yields MHEPQPAPFTIAHHTVAPGEACDIRLPITTMATGTSSALAIRVVHGAKPGPTVFVSAAIHGDEIVGTAVVQRLVREIEPENLAGTVLLVPVCNIFGFLNHSRYLPDRRDLNRSFPGNENGSLAGQLAHVFFSEVVSRASLGIDIHTAAVHRYNLPQIRIAADNARLVELAMAFGAPVIIEAPLRDGSLRALAADNGVDMLLLEAGEALRFDDLSIETGVAGVLRVLEHLGMIPDDHRLTEIGVPARSKKTTWVRSVRGGVAHRAKSSGDPVREGDLLATVGGLLGEEPEAVVSPIDGIVIGHSTLPVVHQGEALFHIASVAHPERVGARIEGITEAIMASEPEGFAEALLDEDEVL from the coding sequence ATGCACGAGCCACAACCTGCCCCCTTCACGATCGCGCACCACACGGTTGCGCCCGGCGAGGCGTGCGATATCCGGCTGCCAATTACCACGATGGCCACGGGGACGAGCTCGGCGCTCGCAATAAGGGTAGTGCATGGCGCAAAGCCTGGACCCACCGTGTTCGTCAGCGCCGCGATCCACGGCGACGAGATCGTGGGGACTGCGGTAGTGCAGCGGCTCGTGCGCGAGATCGAGCCGGAAAACCTTGCCGGAACGGTGCTGCTGGTTCCGGTCTGCAACATCTTCGGCTTTCTCAACCACAGCCGCTATCTGCCCGACCGGCGCGACCTCAACCGCTCGTTTCCCGGCAACGAGAACGGCTCGCTCGCCGGGCAGCTGGCGCATGTCTTCTTCAGCGAAGTGGTGAGCCGCGCCTCGCTCGGTATCGACATCCACACCGCCGCCGTCCACCGTTACAACCTGCCGCAGATCCGCATCGCAGCGGACAATGCGCGGCTGGTCGAACTGGCCATGGCATTCGGCGCGCCGGTCATCATCGAAGCGCCGCTGCGCGATGGATCGCTGCGCGCGCTTGCCGCCGATAACGGGGTGGACATGCTGCTGCTCGAAGCGGGCGAAGCACTGCGTTTCGACGACCTTTCGATCGAGACCGGGGTTGCGGGCGTGCTGCGTGTGCTCGAACATCTCGGCATGATCCCCGACGATCACCGGCTGACCGAGATCGGCGTCCCCGCGCGCTCGAAAAAGACCACCTGGGTGCGCTCGGTGCGTGGCGGCGTGGCGCACCGGGCCAAGAGCTCGGGCGATCCGGTTCGTGAAGGCGACCTGCTGGCAACGGTCGGCGGTTTGCTGGGCGAAGAGCCGGAAGCGGTGGTCAGTCCGATCGACGGGATCGTCATCGGCCACTCGACCCTGCCGGTGGTGCATCAGGGCGAGGCGCTGTTCCACATCGCCTCGGTCGCGCACCCCGAACGCGTCGGCGCACGGATCGAAGGCATCACCGAAGCGATCATGGCAAGCGAGCCGGAAGGCTTTGCCGAAGCGCTGCTCGACGAGGACGAGGTGCTCTAG
- a CDS encoding DUF2062 domain-containing protein, with the protein MSAKRNKTWAADTIRKYMPSREEMSRNKYLAPIAHRFLSPELWRFTRRSVPRGVALGLFAGFIIPFGQIFLAAFLALPARANVPIAAMVTFVTNPFTFPFWIVVANQVGETTLNIDQAVGGIANEELQSGRLTWLVDLFEMAGVTAFGFLVLAIVTSAVGYLVAGGVWRVIVARKRAKRLASMEARLDQRLNAN; encoded by the coding sequence ATGAGCGCGAAACGCAACAAGACCTGGGCGGCCGATACGATCCGCAAGTACATGCCCTCTCGCGAAGAGATGAGCCGCAACAAGTATCTTGCGCCGATCGCCCACCGGTTCCTCTCGCCCGAATTGTGGCGTTTCACCCGCCGTTCCGTTCCGCGCGGGGTCGCACTGGGCCTTTTCGCCGGGTTCATCATTCCCTTCGGACAGATCTTCCTCGCGGCGTTTCTCGCACTTCCGGCTCGCGCCAACGTTCCGATTGCCGCGATGGTGACCTTCGTCACCAATCCGTTTACCTTCCCGTTCTGGATCGTCGTCGCCAACCAGGTCGGCGAGACCACGCTCAACATCGATCAGGCGGTCGGCGGAATCGCCAACGAGGAATTGCAGAGCGGCCGGCTGACGTGGCTGGTTGACCTGTTCGAGATGGCCGGAGTGACCGCCTTCGGTTTCCTGGTCCTCGCGATCGTGACCTCTGCCGTCGGATACCTCGTGGCGGGCGGTGTGTGGCGCGTGATCGTGGCACGCAAGCGGGCAAAACGCCTCGCTTCGATGGAGGCCCGTCTCGACCAGCGGCTCAATGCCAATTAA
- a CDS encoding invasion associated locus B family protein, protein MTRLTAAIALAALALSDPAAARDSLGVYSSWAAFRDADQPRCYAIAKPRNGKGSFASIATWPKQRLRNQVHLRLSRTVGDTGATLRIGDRRFALPTRGRDAWAQDSRMDAAIVAALRSATAMSVTGRDTSGRRFTDRYALAGAATAIDAAVVGCANL, encoded by the coding sequence ATGACTAGGCTCACCGCCGCGATCGCGCTGGCCGCCCTCGCGCTATCCGACCCCGCTGCGGCGAGGGACAGCCTGGGCGTCTATTCCAGCTGGGCCGCGTTTCGCGATGCAGACCAGCCGCGCTGCTATGCCATCGCGAAGCCGCGCAACGGCAAAGGCAGCTTCGCCAGCATTGCCACCTGGCCCAAACAGCGGCTGCGCAACCAGGTGCACCTGCGGCTGTCGCGGACGGTGGGCGATACGGGAGCGACGCTTCGCATCGGCGATCGGCGGTTCGCGTTGCCGACGCGCGGGCGCGATGCCTGGGCGCAGGACAGCCGGATGGACGCCGCCATCGTTGCCGCGCTCCGCTCCGCCACCGCGATGAGCGTGACCGGTCGCGACACCAGCGGTCGCCGGTTTACCGATCGCTATGCGCTTGCCGGTGCGGCGACAGCGATCGACGCCGCGGTAGTCGGGTGCGCGAACCTGTGA